GGCGTTACGTGCTTTGCTCGGCTCCACAGAAGCGATGCTCAGCCCTTTGACGCGGAAAGCGTACCGCAGCGTGTTGTTGGTGTGCTCGTGATTCAAGGAGCTTGAAGAGACCGCTGCGATCATGACCGTCTTGCTGTTTCCGGTAAAGCTGTCACGCAGTACCTCTGTGAGACGGGAGCCGCGAAAAGGGAcgtgcttcttcttctcgtccAACGCGCGAATGCACTCCTTGAGCGCCAGCAGGGACTTGTTAATCTCCGCTCCCTCGAGTCGCGTCAGCCGGTCATGCGCGGCTGTATCGGCGGCCCGCTCGCTTCCGGCCAGATCGACAAAGTTGACGGTGCCGGTAAAGCCGACGCACCCGCGGTCTTTGATGTGAAGGGAGAGCACCGCGTGGGAGCGACTGGAGTGCTCGtttgcggtggtggtgccggtgcggcgTTGCTCTATTCCCGCCTGCACAAGCTGCCACAGCTCCTCGACCCCTTCGACGGTGCGCCACATGACACCGCAGATATTCACGCGCCGGTTGGCACCCTCGCGCAGGATGATGGGGTGTCGGTGGTTGAGCAGGTCGTACAGCGCGTTACAGTAGATCTCGAAGAAGGAAACGCAGAGCTGTTGCCCTGGTTTGAGTCGCTCAAAGAGGTCTGCCGCAGCCTGAAGATACAAacccttctctgtctccgTCCCTATCATGGTGTACGTCTTGCCGCTGCCCGTCTGTCCGTAGGCAAAGCAAGAGGCACTGCCACCAGAGAGGCTGACGGTGAGAAGCTCCTTCACAGAATTGAGGTAGACGTCCTCGTTCGTCGCCTCCGCACCGAAGGCGGCGTCAAAGACGTAGTCGCTGTTCTCCTCGTAGCTGGTCAAGTCCACACGTTGCTTCGTAACAGCgatgcgcacgtgcgcgttgTCGACTTGCACGCAGTCCACACCACATTCACCGGGTGCCAAAGGACGCTTGCGCACAACAACCGTGATGCGGCCGTCTCTACCCTTGCAGCGACCATTCCCCACTGGTGATGTCCTCGCAGCGCCCGCCGCATTCGAGAATCGTGTCGACGGTTCAGAGGCGGTTCGGTCCTCTCGCTTGAGAGGCAAGGGGCTGGAGGTGTTAGCACCGTCGTCGGCACTGACTGTCGTTCTCGGTACCGGGGAGGCACAGTCCTTCTCGCCGGAGATTTCTGCGGCTACGCAGGGGGACTTATTTACCTGAAGAGGGGCGTGCACCTCCAAAGGCGGAGGCGTGAACGGCGCGTTGGAGTGGCAGCGATAATCATGCGGAGTGACGCGTGAGACTCCAGGGGTTGACGCTTGGCGCGGCTCATTGCTAAGCTTGAGGGTACTTGTTGCCATCGATGAGCCCACTACTACGCCACTACTACCATCACCACACATTTCTGCAAactggagagagagggagtccAGTTCGCGGTTCAGCGTCGACACGGACGGAATTGCAGCGCCCTTGAGAAACGACCGTTGCCCTGCGACTGAGTCGTCGCGCGAACCGCGCCTAGCCGCATCGCCGCAAGTAGTGAGCGCAAAAGGCATTTGAACAGAGCTGGGCGGCACTGTTTTATCGTTCAGTGCCGCGAGACGTGGCAGAGGGGGCGGCGTGAAATGAATGTGATGGTCCGCGCCATGGACAAAACGACGCAGCTGTTGAGCCTCTGCCTCAGCTTTGGAGGCCCATGAGTTGCCCTCTCTAGCCGCATCCATTTGGGGTCTGTATTAGTGGATGACTGCGCCTGCAGTACGCCTAAGCAGAGGAATCCGCAGCATAAGAGAaacgatgaggaggaggccgggCGCTCACAACCGGAGAGTACTCCACTACGGTGCGTAATAAGggcgaagcagaagagagaggggtggagggaggaggtagAGAGACAGCAAAGGGTTTACATGTAGAAGCAACGAGCCCGTGTAAAGATGAGAGGTGAGCACACCATCTGCGCCTGGGTCACCTGCCCTGCATGCGCCATTCAGCACCTCACGCACCGAGCCGAAAACCGGCGTTGATTGGCCAAGCAGGCAAATCCGTCTGTCTCTGCCCcagcaacgagagagaacgcCTCCGCACATCCGaacgaggagaagggggagagtggTGTGATGGGGTCCAACAGTACACGCCATACGTCAGCAACGGGGGCCTATCTCACACCCATGTAGTGCAGTGCGAGAGGCACTACAAGAACAGCAACACAATAGAACAAAATACGCGCATATCagtagaaagagagagggagtgagggacACAGCTCGAAGCCGCTCGCCTGCGTCGATCCCTCCTTCCGTTGTCTGCCTTCCGAAGagagcggaggtggtgcgccacCAGCCTACACGTGGAGGACCCAAGACGAAGGGTGCACGCGACACTGGCACGCAGCGACTCAACACCACCAAAAAGGAGACGAAAGGCCAACTCAAAATAGCGCGCCTCTTGCATGACCGCTCTTATAAGCGCTGCAACCGGCTCACCGCTTTTTTATCCCGTCACTcgctgcagaggaggcgTAGCTCGTTTATGGTGGTGTCCATGCGGTCACAAATGACGCCGCCAAGGCTGCAGGGAATGAGTTGCATGGACGCGGTGCGCAGAT
The DNA window shown above is from Leishmania panamensis strain MHOM/PA/94/PSC-1 chromosome 31 sequence and carries:
- a CDS encoding mitotic centromere-associated kinesin (MCAK), putative (TriTrypDB/GeneDB-style sysID: LpmP.31.0290), with translation MDAAREGNSWASKAEAEAQQLRRFVHGADHHIHFTPPPLPRLAALNDKTVPPSSVQMPFALTTCGDAARRGSRDDSVAGQRSFLKGAAIPSVSTLNRELDSLSLQFAEMCGDGSSGVVVGSSMATSTLKLSNEPRQASTPGVSRVTPHDYRCHSNAPFTPPPLEVHAPLQVNKSPCVAAEISGEKDCASPVPRTTVSADDGANTSSPLPLKREDRTASEPSTRFSNAAGAARTSPVGNGRCKGRDGRITVVVRKRPLAPGECGVDCVQVDNAHVRIAVTKQRVDLTSYEENSDYVFDAAFGAEATNEDVYLNSVKELLTVSLSGGSASCFAYGQTGSGKTYTMIGTETEKGLYLQAAADLFERLKPGQQLCVSFFEIYCNALYDLLNHRHPIILREGANRRVNICGVMWRTVEGVEELWQLVQAGIEQRRTGTTTANEHSSRSHAVLSLHIKDRGCVGFTGTVNFVDLAGSERAADTAAHDRLTRLEGAEINKSLLALKECIRALDEKKKHVPFRGSRLTEVLRDSFTGNSKTVMIAAVSSSSLNHEHTNNTLRYAFRVKGLSIASVEPSKARNAPRHHQPVSRSRSSVPAAAAANEPTSISAMADYDSDSKHTDGPRFPRKPRRTRKRRHDRKKTHRSKSRIGIVDADASIAMSDTTTESLETALRGAQRAQARQVRRNSTGSSIPLAHKKISALLPDATELQPWSRERRRTPRSSSPLPHAVRSIYESSDFFLTRASDKDAKSRALAEVTLPKVKGATLRPSPLTPVDVTALEQRLTLQIIAQLRLDLGRQLEQVLTEKDTMIAALQSENLRLRQALTSTHKDEPWCTSSSCDVDVRQRPGLLPPLPYPSSPSILQEQLSSGVSTASVVEETLFRVLPE